The following proteins are encoded in a genomic region of Blastopirellula marina:
- a CDS encoding DUF1254 domain-containing protein, whose translation MKRFRLTALVWALGLIVPLSSVMAQDASPDDAAIAEEAFVYGFPMVMNYGVMYEYFIDTSSDQYKCPFNEVYNTARVYTPADTSVVTPNSDTPYSFFCADLRAEPVVFAVPEIEKDRYFSVQLVDFYTFNFGYVGSRATGNGGGKYMIAGPNWKGVKPDGIDQVFYCETDFATAIIRTQLFNPADLENVKQVQKGYQLIPLSTYLGEKAPEPAPPIKWPKINKELAAKDPFGYLAFLLTVCPPVGPAEIEIPMRARFAKIGIEAGKSFPCCELTTAQEAAHKQGVEKGLAAIKQKTSHIGTTVNGWSILDITNDREAYHGDWMARAAIAMAGIYANDSVEAVYPITRSDVDGSPLDGSQNKYTITFPAGQFPPVKAFWSVTMYDGKTQLLINNPIDRYLINSPMLSDLKKNTDGSLTIYIQKDSPGKEKESNWLPAPDGPIYLAMRLYWPKTDPPSILPLGKGTWKPPGIVKAD comes from the coding sequence ATGAAAAGGTTCCGTCTCACGGCTCTGGTGTGGGCCCTTGGCTTGATCGTTCCTCTTTCCAGTGTAATGGCGCAAGATGCATCGCCCGACGATGCAGCGATTGCCGAAGAAGCGTTCGTGTACGGCTTTCCCATGGTGATGAACTACGGCGTGATGTACGAGTACTTCATCGATACCAGCTCGGATCAGTACAAGTGTCCATTCAACGAGGTCTATAATACCGCTCGCGTTTATACACCCGCCGATACCTCAGTCGTCACGCCGAATAGCGATACACCTTACTCGTTCTTTTGTGCCGACCTGCGGGCCGAGCCCGTTGTGTTTGCCGTACCAGAAATCGAGAAAGATCGCTATTTCTCGGTTCAACTGGTCGACTTCTACACATTCAACTTTGGCTACGTCGGCAGTCGCGCCACCGGTAATGGAGGCGGCAAATACATGATCGCCGGACCGAACTGGAAAGGCGTGAAGCCGGATGGCATCGACCAGGTCTTCTACTGCGAAACCGATTTTGCTACCGCGATTATCCGCACCCAGTTGTTCAACCCTGCCGATCTCGAGAACGTGAAGCAGGTTCAAAAAGGATATCAGCTGATTCCCCTATCGACGTATCTGGGCGAAAAAGCACCAGAGCCTGCTCCTCCCATCAAGTGGCCGAAGATCAACAAAGAGCTGGCCGCCAAAGATCCCTTTGGCTATCTCGCGTTCCTGCTGACCGTTTGTCCGCCGGTGGGCCCCGCCGAGATTGAAATCCCGATGCGAGCCCGCTTCGCCAAAATCGGCATCGAAGCGGGGAAGTCGTTCCCTTGTTGCGAACTGACCACCGCCCAGGAAGCGGCCCACAAGCAAGGTGTCGAAAAAGGACTCGCCGCAATCAAGCAGAAAACCAGCCACATCGGTACGACGGTCAACGGCTGGAGTATCCTCGACATCACTAACGATCGCGAAGCCTACCATGGCGATTGGATGGCACGAGCCGCCATCGCCATGGCCGGGATCTATGCGAACGATTCGGTCGAAGCGGTCTACCCGATCACTCGTAGCGATGTCGATGGCAGCCCCCTCGACGGTAGTCAGAACAAGTACACCATCACCTTCCCCGCTGGCCAGTTTCCACCGGTGAAAGCGTTTTGGTCCGTCACCATGTACGACGGCAAGACGCAGCTACTAATCAACAACCCAATCGACCGCTACCTGATCAATTCACCGATGCTGTCTGATTTAAAAAAGAACACCGACGGTTCGCTGACCATCTACATTCAAAAGGACTCGCCCGGAAAAGAGAAAGAATCGAACTGGCTGCCAGCACCCGACGGGCCGATCTACCTGGCGATGCGTTTGTATTGGCCAAAGACCGATCCACCGTCGATCCTGCCACTCGGAAAAGGAACCTGGAAACCGCCAGGCATCGTCAAAGCAGACTAA
- a CDS encoding glycosyltransferase family 2 protein has product MSVSVVVPIYNEIETIPLLYSSLHQVLAGMGRDYEILFVDDGSTDGSSSKLKEIAATDPKAKVIEFRRNYGQTAAMHAGIQHASKEVVITLDGDMQNEPDDIPMMLGKIDEGYDLVHGWRKNRQDAWVNRKLPSKIANWIISKVTKFPIHDLGCTLKAIRREIAVELELYGEMHRFIPILAHQRGAKCVEVVTRHHARRFGQTKYGIGRTTRVVLDLLTVAYMQQFFTSPMKLFGRMGFACLGIAGLSVLTTVGMKLIGSVDMTGNPLLLLAVLSTILGSQMFGMGLLGEVNARIYYASNGNDSYAVRSLTNFEEDSPQSIKWRKQAA; this is encoded by the coding sequence ATGAGTGTTTCCGTTGTTGTCCCCATTTACAACGAAATCGAGACCATTCCTTTGCTCTACAGCAGCTTGCACCAGGTGCTAGCAGGGATGGGGCGCGATTATGAGATCTTGTTTGTCGACGATGGCTCGACCGATGGTTCCTCCAGCAAGCTGAAAGAGATTGCCGCGACCGATCCCAAAGCGAAGGTAATCGAGTTTCGCCGCAACTACGGGCAAACGGCGGCCATGCATGCCGGGATTCAGCACGCTTCCAAGGAAGTGGTGATTACGCTGGACGGCGATATGCAGAACGAGCCAGACGACATTCCGATGATGCTGGGCAAGATCGACGAAGGGTACGATCTGGTACACGGCTGGCGGAAGAATCGGCAAGATGCGTGGGTCAATCGGAAGCTGCCGTCGAAGATTGCCAACTGGATTATCTCGAAGGTGACCAAGTTCCCCATTCACGACTTGGGTTGCACGTTGAAGGCGATTCGCCGCGAGATTGCTGTTGAACTGGAACTGTACGGCGAAATGCACCGCTTCATTCCCATTTTGGCGCATCAGCGCGGAGCGAAGTGCGTGGAAGTGGTCACGCGGCATCATGCTCGCCGCTTCGGCCAAACCAAGTATGGCATCGGTCGTACTACGCGAGTTGTGCTCGACCTGTTGACGGTCGCCTACATGCAGCAGTTCTTCACCAGCCCGATGAAGCTGTTCGGCCGGATGGGCTTTGCCTGTTTAGGAATCGCCGGCTTAAGTGTGCTGACGACGGTAGGCATGAAGCTGATCGGCAGTGTCGACATGACTGGGAACCCACTGCTGCTGTTGGCCGTGCTGAGCACGATCCTTGGCTCGCAGATGTTCGGCATGGGGCTGCTGGGCGAAGTGAACGCCCGAATCTATTACGCCTCGAACGGTAACGATTCGTACGCCGTCCGCAGCCTGACCAACTTTGAAGAAGATTCGCCGCAATCGATCAAGTGGCGAAAACAAGCAGCCTAA